ACGAGGGGGGCCAGGAGCGGGTCGGCCCGCAGCTGCTCGTCGATGGCCTCGGGGTCGGCGTCCAGGTCGAGCAGTCGGCGGCAGCGGCTGATCGCGAGGGTGAGGTCGCGCAGGTCGGTCAGGGCCAGCTGGCAGCCGATGTGGTCGGGCCGCGGGGTGAGGGCGACCACGCCGGTGCCGTAGGGCAGGCGCAGGGTTCGGCGGTAGGCGCCGGCCCGCCATTCCTCGACCCCGGGCACGGCGGTCGCGGCGAGGTGGCCGAAGAGGTTGTCGGGGTTGAGCGGGGACCGGTACGGCAGCCGCAGGCTTATGGTCCCCGGGATCCGGGGCGTGTCGCGGTGGGCCTTTCCGCCGCGGGCCCGCAGCTCGCTGGGGGAGAGGGCGAAGACCTCGCGGACGGTGTCGTTGAAGGTCCGGATCGATGAGAACCCGGCGGCGAAGGCGACGTCGGCCATGGGCAGCTCGGAGGTCTCGATCAGCAGCCGCGCGGTCTGCGCCCGCTGGGCCCGGGCCAGGGCCAGCGGCCCCGCTCCGAGCTCGGCGTTGAGCTGTCGCTCCACCTGCCGCGTCGAGTAGCCGAGGCGGGTGGCGAGCCCCGGCACGCCCTCGCGGTCGACGACCCCGTCCTGGATGAGCCGCATGGCCCGGGCGACGGCGTCGGCGCGTGCGTTCCACTCGGGGGACCCGGGGGAGGTGTCGGGGCGGCACCGCTTGCAGGCTCGGAAGCCGGCCTGCTGGCAGGCGGCCGCGCTGGGCAGGAACGACATGTTCCCGACCTTGGGCGGCACGGCCGGGCAGCTGGGGCGGCAGTAGATCCGGGTGGTGAGGACGGCGGTGAAGAACCAGCCGTCGAAGCGGGCGTCCTTCGACTGCACGGCCCTGACACAGCGGTCGGTGTCGGTGTACATGGCTCCAGGATCCCGAGGCGAACGGGGCGGGGCTGGCGGTTTTCCGACATCAAGGCTACGCCCGCCCCGTCCGGGAGGCCCCCGCGCGGGGAAGCCGGCGGTGTCGGGCTCGGACTCGGGGCCCGACCGGCGAGCACGGCGCCCCCGAGCACAGCGCCCCGAGCGCGGCGCCCCCAAGCACGGCGGTGCCGTGCTCGGGGGCGGCCCCGGGAAGGCCCTCCGCGGCCCCGTCAGGGCGCCGGGGGCACGGGAAGGGCCCCCGGCGCCTCGGCGGCATCGGGGGCCCTCTCGGACAGCTTCACGGCGTGGAGCCTACGGAGCCTGGGTGGCCCTGGCCTCGCGCCGGTTGTGGCGGAACGTGTTCGCGCGACGGGTCGTCGCGAACAGCGGGATCGTCGCCGCCATGGCGATCTGCAGCGCGCAGCCGGTCTGGAGCAGCAGCTGACCACCGGGGGCGTCGAACGCCCAGGCGGCCAACAGGCCCATCGCCGCGACGATCCAACTCAGCATCGCCACCGCGAGGACACCCCGCGGCTTGGGGTACTCGACCCGGCTCACCATCAGCCACGCCACGCCGACGATCGCCAGCAGCGTCGGGACGAACGGCAGCTCCAGCAGCACGATCGAGACGACCGTCAGCGCGCCGAAGGGGCTCGGCATGCCCTGGAACATGCCGTCCTTCATCGTCACGCAGCTGAATCTCGCGAGACGCAGCACCACGGCCAGCAGCACCACGATCGCCGCCAGCGCCGACATCTTCTGGACCGCGTCGTCGGCGACCATGCCGTAGACGAGGACGAAGTACGCCGGTGCCAGCCCGAAGCTGATCAGGTCGGAGAGGTTGTCCAGCTCCGCGCCCATCGGCGAGCTGCGCAGCTTGCGGGCCACGATCCCGTCGAAGAGGTCGAAGACCGCGGCGAGCAGCATCAGTATCACCGCCGTGGCGGCGCTGCTGCGGGCCATGCCCGACTCGCCGCTGCCGGTGAGGTGCGGGATCAGGATGCCGGTGGTGGTGAAGTACACCGCCATGAAGCCGCAGGTCGCGTTGCCGAGGGTGAGGGTGTCCGCTATCGACAGCCGCAGGGAGAGCGGCATGTCCTCGGCGTCGTCCTCGTCCTTGGCCTCCGGCACCCAGCCTGTGGCAGGAGTCTCAGGGTCAGTCACGGTCAATTCGGGTCACCCCCGCGGTGGTGGCCTGTCCGACCTCGACCGCGACCTCGACACCCTCGGGGAGGTAGATGTCGACGCGGGATCCGAAGCGGATCAGACCGATGCGTTCGCCCTGCTCCACCTTGGTGCCGGCCGGCAGGTACGGGACGATCCGACGCGCGACCGCGCCGGCGATCTGCACCATCTCGATGTCGCCGAGCTCGGTGTCGAAGTGCCAGACGACGCGCTCGTTGTTCTCGCTCTCCTTGTTGAACGCCGGGACGAACCCGCCGGGGATGTGCTCCACGGACGTCACCGTGCCCGCCAGGGGCGCACGGTTGACGTGGACGTTCAGCGGGCTCATGAAGATCGCGACGCGGGTCCGTCCGTCCTTCCACGGCATGATGCTCTGCACCACACCGTCGGCGGGGGAGATGACCCGACCCTGCGTGATCTCACGCTCGGGGTCGCGGAAGAACCACAGCATGCCCGCGGCGAGCGCGGTGGCGGGCACGGCCGCCGCGGCCCAGCGCCCGGACTTGCGCGCCCGGGTGAGGCTGAGCGCCGCGGTGGCGACGGTCGGCAGAAGCCACGGCGATGCTCCGCGTGCGAGACGTCCACCGAGGAGGCCGACGCGAGGTGCAGAGGTTTGGCTGTGGGGCATGGATGACCTTCGTAGCGGGTGATTGCCGCGCCGCAAACGGGGGGACGGGACGGCGGCTTTACTGGAATGCTATCGGTTGCGCGCAACAACTGGGCAAGCCAGAAGCCGAGTCGATGGCCGTAAGTCGGTCACTGGTAGTGACTCTTGCGTGGGGAACCTTTGCGCGATTCCCCACGAAAGGGACTTTCAGCCCTGGAGTCGGTACTCCTCCAGCAGGCGCCGACCGATGATCATTTTCTGGATCTCGGCCGTACCTTCGCCGATGAGGAGCATCGGCGCTTCGCGGTAGAGGCGCTCGATCTCGTACTCCTTCGAGAAGCCGTACCCACCGTGGATACGGAAGGCGTCCTCCACCACCTCCTTGCAGTACTCGGAGGCGAGGTACTTCGCCATCCCTGCTTCGAGGTCGTTTCGTTCCCCGGAGTCCTTTTTGCGTGCTGCATTGACCATCATCGCATGGGCGGCTTCGACCTTGGTAGCCATCTCGGCGAGCTTGAACTGGATGGCCTGGTGTTCGGCGATGGCCTTGCCGAAAGTGTGACGTTGCTGGGCATAGGAGACACCCAGTTCGAACGCACGCTGGGCGACGCCGCAACCACGCGCCGCCACGTTGACGCGGCCGACCTCGACCCCGTCCATCATTTGGTAAAACCCTCGGCCGGTCTGGCCGCCAAGCACCCGATTGGCCGGAATGCGCAGTCCGTCCATGATGAGCTCGGTCGTGTCGACGCCCTTGTAGCCCATCTTGTCGATCTTGCCCGGGATGGTCAGGCCCGGACGGACCTCGCCGAAGCCCGGCTCCTTCTCGACCAGGAAGGTCGTCATGGACTTGTGCGGGGCGGTGCCTTCGGGGTGTCCTTCGTCACTTCGGACCAGAACGGCCACCAGCGTCGAGGTGCCGCCGTTCGTCAGCCACATCTTCTGGCCGTTCAGGACGTACTCGTCGCCGTCCTTCACCGCCTTCGAGGTGATGGCCGACACGTCCGAGCCGAGCCCGGGCTCGGACATCGAGAACGCGCCGCGCACCTCGCCCAGCGCCATGCGGGGAAGGAAGTGGTCCTTCTGCTCCTGCGTGCCGTGCTGCTTGAGCATGTACGCCACGATGAAGTGGGTGTTGATGATGCCCGAGACGGACATCCAGCCACGCGCTATCTCCTCGACGCACAGCGCGTAGGTGAGCAGCGACTCACCCAGGCCGCCGTACTCCTCGGGGATCATCAGGCCGAAGAGGCCGAGTTCCTTGAGTCCGTCGACGATCGCCTGCGGGTACTCGTCGCGGTGCTCCAGCTCGGTCGCGACCGGGATGATCTCCTTGTCGACGAACTCCCGGACGGTCTTGAGGATGTCCCTCTGGTCGTCCGTCAGGCCGGCGGTCTGGGCAAGTCGGCTCATGGTTCTACTTCCCCTGTTCCTTCAGCGTGGGCCGGCCGGGCTGCTCGCCGCCGCGCTCCTTGATGTAGGTCTCCGTCGGAACCATCACCTTGCGCCGGAAGACGCAGACGAGGGTGCCGTCCTGCTTGTAACCCTTGGTCTCCACGTAGACGATCCCGCGGTCGTTCTTCGACTTCGACGGGGTCTTGTCGAGGACCGTGGTCTCGCCGTAGATGGTGTCGCCGTGGAAGGTCGGCGCCACGTGGCGCAGGGACTCGATCTCCAGGTTGGCGATGGCCTTGCCCGAGACGTCGGGGACCGACATGCCCAGCAGCAGGGAGTAGATGTAGTTGCCCACGACGACGTTCTTGCCGAAGTCGGTCGTGTTCTCGGCGTAGTTGCTGTCCATGTGGAGCGGGTGGTGGTTCATGGTCAGCAGACAGAAGAGGTGGTCGTCGTATTCGGTGACGGTTTTCCCGGGCCAGTGCTTGTAGACAGCACCGATCTCGAACTCTTCGTACGTGCGTCCGAACTGCATGGGGATCAGGCCTCCGGGATCTCGAACTTGGTGGTGCGACGCATCCCGGCGGCGCGGCCCTTGCCCGAGATGACCAGGGCCATCTTGCGGCTGGCCTCGTCGATCATCTCGTCGCCGAGCATCGCCGACCCCTTCTTGCCACCGGCCTCGGAGGTGCACCAGTCGTAGGCGTCGAGGATCAGCTCGGCGTGGTCGTAGTCCTCCTGCGAGGGGGAGAAGACCTCGTTGGCGGCGTCGACCTGGCCGGGGTGCAGCACCCACTTGCCGTCGAAGCCGAGGGCGGCCGCGCGGCCGGCGACCTCCCGGTACCCGTCCACGTTCTTGATCTGGAGGAAGGGGCCGTCGATGGCCTGGAGGTCGTGCATGCGGGCCGCCATCAGGATCCGCATCAGGATGTAGTGGTAGGCGTCCGCCCCGTACCCGGGCGGCTGCATGCCCACGACCAGGGACTTCATGTTGATCGAGGCCATGAAGTCGGCCGGGCCGAAGATGATGGTCTCCAGCCGGGGGGAGGCGCCGGCGATCTCGTCGACGTTCACCAGGCCCTTGGCGTTCTCGATCTGCGCCTCGATGCCGATCTTGCCGACCTCGAAGCCCATGGTCTTCTCGATCTGGGTCAGCAGCAGGTCCAGCGCCACGACCTGCTGCGCGTCCTGGACCTTCGGGAGCATGATGCAGTCGAGGTTCTGGCCCGCGCCCTCGACGACCGTGATGACGTCGCGGTACGTCCAGTGCGTGGTCCAGTCGTTGACACGCACGACCCGGGTCTTGCCCGTCCAGTCGCCCTGGTTCAGCGCGTCCACGATGGTGTGGCGGGCGCCTTCCTTGGCGAGGGGGGCGCAGGCGTCCTCAAGGTCGAGGAAGACCTGGTCGGCCGGCAGGCCCTGGGCCTTCTCCAGGAACCGGGGGTTGGAACCCGGCACCGCGAGGCAGGAGCGGCGCGGCCGGAGCCGGTTGACCGGGGAAGTGGGCGTGGTCATGCGGGGACCTCCGTGCTTTCGGCGATGTCAGCTGTGTCGACGATGTCGGCGTCGTCAAGGGGGTGGAGCTTGTTGGCCTTGCGGATCTCGTCGACGATACGTCCGATGATCTCCGTGATGCCGAAGTCCTTGGGGGTGAACACGGCGGCCACGCCGGCCGCCTTCAGGGTCACCGCGTCGGCATTCGGAATGATGCCGCCCACGATGACGGGGATGTCGCCCGCCCCCGCCAGACGCAGGCGTTCCAGCACGTCGGGGACGAGGGCGCTGTGCGAACCGGACAGGATGGACAGTCCCACGCAGTGCACGTCCTCGGCCAGCGCCGCCGAGGAGATCTCCTCGGGTGTCAGCCGGATGCCCTGGTAGACCACCTCGAAGCCGGCGTCGCGGGCCCGGACGGCGATCTGCTCGGCGCCGTTGGAGTGACCGTCCAGGCCGGGCTTGCCGATCAGCAGCCGCAGCCGGCCGGAGCCGAGCTCGTCGGCCGTACGGGAGACCTTCGCGCGGACCAGGGCCATCGGGGAGCCCGCCTCGGCGGCGACCGCCACCGGGGCCGAGGAGACCCCGGTCGGGGCGCGGAACTCGCCGAACACCTCGCGCAGCGCGCCGGCCCACTCGCCGGTGGTCACGCCCGCCCGGGCGCACTCCAGCGTGGCCTCCATCAGGTTCTCGGTCCCGGCGGCGGCGTCCTTCAGCCGGTCCAGGGACTGGCGCACCGTCGGGAAGACGAACGGGTCGCCGCCGCCCTGCCGGTCGGAGGACTCCTGACGCTCGGCCTTCCAGCGGCCGATGCGCTCGACGGTCTGCGCCTCCAGCGCCCCGTCCACCGTCATGATGGCGGCGTCCAGGTCGGCGGTGAGCGGGTTCTCCTCGGTCTGCTGGAAGCAGTTGACTCCGACGATCTTGTCCTCGCCGTCCTCGATCCGGGCCCGCCGCTCGGCGTGCGAGGAGACCAGCTGGGACTTGAGGTAGCCCGACTCGACGGCCGCCATGGCGCCGCCCATCTCCTCGATCCGGTCGATCTCGGCCAGGCACTCCGTCACCAGCGAGTCCACCTTGGCCTCGATGACGGTCGAGCCCGCGAAGATGTCCTCGTACTCCAGCAGGTCGCTCTCGTGCGCGAGGACCTGCTGGATGCGCAGCGACCACTGCTGGTCCCAGGGCCGGGGCAGGCCCAGCGCCTCGTTCCAGGCGGGCAGCTGCACGGCGCGGGCGCGGGCGTCCTTGGAGAGGGTGACCGCCAGCATCTCCAACACGATGCGCTGGACGTTGTTCTCCGGCTGGGCCTCGGTCAGTCCCAGGGAGTTGACCTGGACGCCGTACCGGAAGCGGCGCTGCTTCGCGTTGTCGATGCCGTAGCGCTCCAGGGTGACCTTGTCCCAGATGCGGCCGAAGGCGCGCATCTTGCACATCTCCTCGATGAAGCGGACGCCCGCGTTCACGAAGAAGGAGATGCGGGCGACCACCTCGCCGAAGCGTTCCTCGGGCACCTGGCCCGAGTCGCGCACCGAGTCCAGCACGGCGATGGCGGTCGACATCGCGTACGAGATCTCCTGGACCGGGGTGGCCCCGGCCTCCTGGAGGTGGTACGAGCAGATGTTGATCGGGTTCCACTTCGGGATGTGGTTGACCGTGTACGCGATCATGTCCGTCGTCAGGCGGAGGGACGGCCCCGGCGGGAAGACGTGCGTCCCGCGCGAGAGGTACTCCTTGACGATGTCGTTCTGGGTCGTGCCCTGGAGCAGGGCGATGTCCGCGCCCTGCTCCTCGGCGGCCACCTGGTAGAGCGCCAGCAGCCACATGGCGGTGGCGTTGATCGTCATCGAGGTGTTCATCTGTTCCAGGGGGATGTCCTGGAACAGCCTCCGCATGTCGCCCAGGTGGGAGACCGGGACCCCGACCCGGCCCACCTCGCCGCGGGCGAGGATGTGGTCGGGGTCGTAGCCGGTCTGCGTCGGCAGGTCGAACGCGACCGACAGGCCGGTCTGTCCCTTGGCGAGGTTGCGGCGGTACAGCTCGTTGGACGCCTCGGCCGTGGAGTGGCCGGCGTACGTCCGCATGAGCCACGGACGGTCCTTCTGGCGCTCTGTCATCTCAGGCTGTCCCTTTGGCCCTTGAACGATCTCAGACGTTACGGAAGCGGTTGATCGCGTCGAGGTGCGTCGCGCGCAACTCGTGGTCGCGGACGCCCAGGCCCTCCTCCGGGGCGAGCGCGAGGACGCCGACCTTGCCCTGGTGGAGGTTGCGGTGGACGTCGTAGGCGGCCTGGCCGGTCTCCTCCAGGGAGTAGACCTTCGAGAGGGTGGGGTGGATCTTGCCCTTCGAGATCAGGCGGTTGGCCTCCCACGCCTCGCGGTAGTTCGCGAAGTGCGAGCCGATGATGCGCTTGAGCGACATCCACAGGTAGCGGTTGTCGTACTCGTGCATGTAGCCCGAGGTCGAGGCGCAGGTGGTGATGGTGCCGCCCTTGCGGGTGACGTAGACGCTCGCGCCGAAGGTCTCGCGGCCGGGGTGCTCGAAGACGATGTCGATGTCCTCGCCGCCGGTCAGCTCGCGGATGCGCTTGCCGAAGCGCTTCCACTCCTTGGGGTCCTGGGTGTGCTCGTCCTTCCAGAACTTGTAGCCCTCGGCGTTGCGGTCGATGATCGCGGTCGCGCCCATCGACCGACAGATGTCCGCCTTCTGGTCGCTGGAGACGACGCAGATCGGGTTGGCCCCGCCGGCCAGCGCGAACTGGGTGGCGTAGGAGCCGAGGCCGCCGCTGGCGCCCCAGATCAGGACGTTGTCGCCCTGCTTCATGCCGGCGCCGTTGCGAGAGACCAGCTGGCGGTAGGCGGTGGAGTTGACCAGGCCGGGGGAGGCGGCCTCCTCCCAGCTGAGGTGGTCGGGCTTGGGCATCAGCTGGTTGGACTTGACGAGGGCGATCTCGGCCAGGCCGCCGAAGTTGGTCTCGAAGCCCCAGATGCGCTGCTCGGGGTCGAGCATCGTGTCGTTGTGGCCGTCGGAGGACTCCAGCTCCACCGAGAGGCAGTGCGCGACGACCTCGTCGCCCGGCTGCCAGGAGTTCACGCCGGGACCGGTGCGCAGGACGACGCCCGCGAGGTCGGAGCCGATGACGTGGTACGGCAGGTCGTGGCGCTTGCTGAGGTCCGAGAGGCGCCCGTAGCGCTCCAGGAAGCTGAAGGTGGACACCGGCTCGAAGATCGAGGTCCACACGGAGTTGTAGTTGACCGAGGAGGCCATGACGGCGACCAGGGCCTCGCCCGGGCCGAGCTCCGGCACCGGGACGTTGTCCAGGTGCAGGGACTTGCGGGGGTCCTTCTCACGGGTCGTGAGCCCCTCGAACATCCCCGCCTCGTCCTTGTGCACGGTGATCGCGCGGTACGAGTCGGGGAGCGGCAGGGCCGCGAAGTCGGCGGGCGTGGCGGCCTGCGACTGGATCGCTTCCAGGATGTCCTTCACGGTGTTGCCTCCGGCGAGCGCTGATGAGGGTGCGCTGAGGGATACGCGGGTGCGCGGAACGGGTGTGGTGTGTGTGCCGTCGGTTCGGCGATGCGGTGGTGCTGCGACGCCCGTGGTGAGGCGTGCTGGTGCCTGGTGACGCAGGCATCCGGGGCGCGGTTCGTGCCGAGTGGGCGAGGACCGCGGGGACATCCGGACGAGATTCAACGTATGGCACCCCGTGTCACTCAGCAAGGCACCGCGTGCCAAAACTTTCTCTCATTTGCTATTTGACCTGCGCAGATGAGCGATGATCGATCAGTGTTACCCGCGAGTAGGGACAACCCGGACAAACGCAAATGGCCGCCCCCGGAATGGGAGCGGCCACTGTGACGCGGGTAACCGGCGTGATGACTGCGACTGGTGCGACTGCGACTACGGCGTGCTGCCCCGCTTGTTCCTGAGCGCCTCTTCGATGGTCCGCATGACCTCGTCGAGCGGGGCGTCCGTACGGGCCACCGCCACCAGCACCTCACCCTGCGCGCGAACGGCCGCCGCCGGCGCGGCGGGCGGGCCCGCCGCGGTGCGGCCGGCGCCGATCCCCGACCCGAAGGTCTTGCGCACGATCGAGAAGGCGTGGTCCAGCTGCGCCTCCACGTCCCCCTGCCCGCCCGCCCGCAGCCAGCGCCGCAGCACGTGGTTGTGGGCCGTGACCACCGCCGAGGCGGCCACCTCCGCCAGCAGCGGATCGTCATTGCCGTCGTGGTGGTCCTGCTCGTCGAAGTGGGCGAGCAGGTAGCGCGTGAACAACCGCTCGTACCGGGCCACCGAGGCGATCTCCCGCTCCCGCAGCGCCGGCACCTCGCGGGTGAGCCGGTAGCGCTCCACCGACACCGCCGGCGACGCGGCGTACATCTTCATGACTTCCTTGATCCCGCGGCACACCGTGTCGAGCGGGTGCTCGTGCGCCGGGGCCACGTCCAGCACGGCCTCGGCGCGGGTCAGGGTGTCGTCGTGGTCCGGGAAGATCGCCTCTTCCTTGGAACGGAAGTGCCGGAAGAAGGTCCGGCGCGCCACCCCGGCGGTCGCGGCGATCTCGTCGACCGTCGTGGCCTCGTACCCCTTGGTGGCGAACAGCTCCATGGCGGCCGCGGCCAGCTCGCGGCGCATCTTGAGCCGCTGCGCGGCCGCCTTGGTGCCGGCCGTGCTCTCCGGGGCGTCGGAGGTCGCGGCGGCACGGGGCGAGGTCTTGGCGGGCTGGGACATAGAGCGAAAGTACTTCATTCGCGCAGGAGAGCGCGCCTGAGGGGGGTGGGGCGGGGAGGGATGCGGGGGAGAGCCCGCACTGCGCACACAGTGCTCGTCGGGAGGGCTCGCCTGCCGTGAGGGTCCGGCAGGCCCGAGCAGCCCTCCCCACGCATCCGGCTCGGGTGTCCGCCGGTCCCGGCTCGGCTTACCGGCGGGCGTACTCACGGAAACCGCGGCCGGTCTTCCGGCCCAGGCAGCCGGCCGCCACCAGGTGCT
This region of Streptomyces sp. NBC_00513 genomic DNA includes:
- the ccrA gene encoding crotonyl-CoA carboxylase/reductase; translated protein: MKDILEAIQSQAATPADFAALPLPDSYRAITVHKDEAGMFEGLTTREKDPRKSLHLDNVPVPELGPGEALVAVMASSVNYNSVWTSIFEPVSTFSFLERYGRLSDLSKRHDLPYHVIGSDLAGVVLRTGPGVNSWQPGDEVVAHCLSVELESSDGHNDTMLDPEQRIWGFETNFGGLAEIALVKSNQLMPKPDHLSWEEAASPGLVNSTAYRQLVSRNGAGMKQGDNVLIWGASGGLGSYATQFALAGGANPICVVSSDQKADICRSMGATAIIDRNAEGYKFWKDEHTQDPKEWKRFGKRIRELTGGEDIDIVFEHPGRETFGASVYVTRKGGTITTCASTSGYMHEYDNRYLWMSLKRIIGSHFANYREAWEANRLISKGKIHPTLSKVYSLEETGQAAYDVHRNLHQGKVGVLALAPEEGLGVRDHELRATHLDAINRFRNV
- a CDS encoding acyl-CoA dehydrogenase family protein, with translation MSRLAQTAGLTDDQRDILKTVREFVDKEIIPVATELEHRDEYPQAIVDGLKELGLFGLMIPEEYGGLGESLLTYALCVEEIARGWMSVSGIINTHFIVAYMLKQHGTQEQKDHFLPRMALGEVRGAFSMSEPGLGSDVSAITSKAVKDGDEYVLNGQKMWLTNGGTSTLVAVLVRSDEGHPEGTAPHKSMTTFLVEKEPGFGEVRPGLTIPGKIDKMGYKGVDTTELIMDGLRIPANRVLGGQTGRGFYQMMDGVEVGRVNVAARGCGVAQRAFELGVSYAQQRHTFGKAIAEHQAIQFKLAEMATKVEAAHAMMVNAARKKDSGERNDLEAGMAKYLASEYCKEVVEDAFRIHGGYGFSKEYEIERLYREAPMLLIGEGTAEIQKMIIGRRLLEEYRLQG
- the pssA gene encoding CDP-diacylglycerol--serine O-phosphatidyltransferase; translation: MPLSLRLSIADTLTLGNATCGFMAVYFTTTGILIPHLTGSGESGMARSSAATAVILMLLAAVFDLFDGIVARKLRSSPMGAELDNLSDLISFGLAPAYFVLVYGMVADDAVQKMSALAAIVVLLAVVLRLARFSCVTMKDGMFQGMPSPFGALTVVSIVLLELPFVPTLLAIVGVAWLMVSRVEYPKPRGVLAVAMLSWIVAAMGLLAAWAFDAPGGQLLLQTGCALQIAMAATIPLFATTRRANTFRHNRREARATQAP
- a CDS encoding protein meaA, whose amino-acid sequence is MTERQKDRPWLMRTYAGHSTAEASNELYRRNLAKGQTGLSVAFDLPTQTGYDPDHILARGEVGRVGVPVSHLGDMRRLFQDIPLEQMNTSMTINATAMWLLALYQVAAEEQGADIALLQGTTQNDIVKEYLSRGTHVFPPGPSLRLTTDMIAYTVNHIPKWNPINICSYHLQEAGATPVQEISYAMSTAIAVLDSVRDSGQVPEERFGEVVARISFFVNAGVRFIEEMCKMRAFGRIWDKVTLERYGIDNAKQRRFRYGVQVNSLGLTEAQPENNVQRIVLEMLAVTLSKDARARAVQLPAWNEALGLPRPWDQQWSLRIQQVLAHESDLLEYEDIFAGSTVIEAKVDSLVTECLAEIDRIEEMGGAMAAVESGYLKSQLVSSHAERRARIEDGEDKIVGVNCFQQTEENPLTADLDAAIMTVDGALEAQTVERIGRWKAERQESSDRQGGGDPFVFPTVRQSLDRLKDAAAGTENLMEATLECARAGVTTGEWAGALREVFGEFRAPTGVSSAPVAVAAEAGSPMALVRAKVSRTADELGSGRLRLLIGKPGLDGHSNGAEQIAVRARDAGFEVVYQGIRLTPEEISSAALAEDVHCVGLSILSGSHSALVPDVLERLRLAGAGDIPVIVGGIIPNADAVTLKAAGVAAVFTPKDFGITEIIGRIVDEIRKANKLHPLDDADIVDTADIAESTEVPA
- a CDS encoding MaoC family dehydratase, which produces MQFGRTYEEFEIGAVYKHWPGKTVTEYDDHLFCLLTMNHHPLHMDSNYAENTTDFGKNVVVGNYIYSLLLGMSVPDVSGKAIANLEIESLRHVAPTFHGDTIYGETTVLDKTPSKSKNDRGIVYVETKGYKQDGTLVCVFRRKVMVPTETYIKERGGEQPGRPTLKEQGK
- a CDS encoding phosphatidylserine decarboxylase, whose protein sequence is MPHSQTSAPRVGLLGGRLARGASPWLLPTVATAALSLTRARKSGRWAAAAVPATALAAGMLWFFRDPEREITQGRVISPADGVVQSIMPWKDGRTRVAIFMSPLNVHVNRAPLAGTVTSVEHIPGGFVPAFNKESENNERVVWHFDTELGDIEMVQIAGAVARRIVPYLPAGTKVEQGERIGLIRFGSRVDIYLPEGVEVAVEVGQATTAGVTRIDRD
- a CDS encoding CoA ester lyase → MTTPTSPVNRLRPRRSCLAVPGSNPRFLEKAQGLPADQVFLDLEDACAPLAKEGARHTIVDALNQGDWTGKTRVVRVNDWTTHWTYRDVITVVEGAGQNLDCIMLPKVQDAQQVVALDLLLTQIEKTMGFEVGKIGIEAQIENAKGLVNVDEIAGASPRLETIIFGPADFMASINMKSLVVGMQPPGYGADAYHYILMRILMAARMHDLQAIDGPFLQIKNVDGYREVAGRAAALGFDGKWVLHPGQVDAANEVFSPSQEDYDHAELILDAYDWCTSEAGGKKGSAMLGDEMIDEASRKMALVISGKGRAAGMRRTTKFEIPEA
- a CDS encoding TetR family transcriptional regulator, with the translated sequence MSQPAKTSPRAAATSDAPESTAGTKAAAQRLKMRRELAAAAMELFATKGYEATTVDEIAATAGVARRTFFRHFRSKEEAIFPDHDDTLTRAEAVLDVAPAHEHPLDTVCRGIKEVMKMYAASPAVSVERYRLTREVPALREREIASVARYERLFTRYLLAHFDEQDHHDGNDDPLLAEVAASAVVTAHNHVLRRWLRAGGQGDVEAQLDHAFSIVRKTFGSGIGAGRTAAGPPAAPAAAVRAQGEVLVAVARTDAPLDEVMRTIEEALRNKRGSTP
- a CDS encoding AlkA N-terminal domain-containing protein, encoding MYTDTDRCVRAVQSKDARFDGWFFTAVLTTRIYCRPSCPAVPPKVGNMSFLPSAAACQQAGFRACKRCRPDTSPGSPEWNARADAVARAMRLIQDGVVDREGVPGLATRLGYSTRQVERQLNAELGAGPLALARAQRAQTARLLIETSELPMADVAFAAGFSSIRTFNDTVREVFALSPSELRARGGKAHRDTPRIPGTISLRLPYRSPLNPDNLFGHLAATAVPGVEEWRAGAYRRTLRLPYGTGVVALTPRPDHIGCQLALTDLRDLTLAISRCRRLLDLDADPEAIDEQLRADPLLAPLVDKAPGRRVPRTVDAAEFAVRAVLGQQVSTAAARTHAARLVVAHGEPVADPDPAGGLTHLFPSPQALAGLDPESLALPRSRRTTLTTLVAALADGSLPLGIDSDWELARARLGELPGFGPWTTEVIAMRALGDPDAFLPSDLGVWRAARGLGLPSTPAALTTRAAGWRPWRAYAVQYLWATEDHAINHLPV